TTGAAATTCATTTAACAAAGGAGTATGTTTTCGCTTTATATGGTCTATctattgaaatattgaataGTAGTACTCCTGATATAGTCTAGTGTGTACTAACTTGAATGTTTATTTGTAAAGTATAGTATTCATTACAtgttatgattaaaaaaattaattgtacacaaaaatgaaatatctgGTCCTCATAGATGCTAACTCTTATTGTTCAAGAAGAAAATGCTACAATATTCATCCATCTCAAatatttgtgaataaaaaattgatatccCAATTTTCTCCTAATACTATTATAGAGtaccttttcatttattttatacaacaACGCATATAATCATGCAAGTTTTGCTCATAGGGTTAGTTTATTATCAAAACTATTGATGGTGGACACATAAAGTCTTTTAGTAAGTAGTATCACGTGCAACACAAATTAagcatatatttaatatttaatctcataattaatgcatataattaatgtttaatcCCATAATTAATGTAgcatatagtagtaattaactatttatttcataCATTATGTCATCGAAGCTTTAAATAAAGGTGCACATATGGTACATTGACGTGCTTCTTTTATATTAGACACATGTCTTGACTCtatattttgacttttaaaaACTTACTTGAAACTCAATTTCGGATATCAAAATTATGTGCATTTCAACTTGATTCTGCGCATGCAACCtaaaaatgagataataaACAAAGAATTGCTCAATATTTCTATAAGACTATATGTAAAACTAATTTTGAAGTCGCCCAAAAAGTTAGGTCATATAGTTCATGATTTCAGTATTTATCCTTCGGCGAACTACGAAACAGATACTCTATTGAATAACATATGCATATTGTTGGTATCTcgtgaaattattaatatcaaatatatgtatttgatGAAAGAGtttactacttttatatatttttcactattttttattactatatttttacaaaCTTTCACTGTTTTTCCCTTAAAGGCTAGTTTAGTATATGTACattcaaattattcatttatctctcctatatttcatttattatttctctattttctatttttattatcatttatttccGTTAACTTCTTCTCATTTCTcattcttaattttaattaaattaactcatttaatattttctctattcCATATTAAATGTTTAATATCATCTTATCCCTATGTCTCagattttcattaaaaaatgttacatttcattttataaatggaATTCACATTTGAGGTATCTACTTGCATTCATTACTACtaaatagatataaatatagtaatccATATTACACTAAACTTTTTACACTTAGTTTTATTAACATCTATGTAAACTCGTGCTGactcaaaatttttaaatattaaataaaacaatttatttatcattaatattattatactatatatttactGAAATATATGACTCTTATAGACTGCTAGATTTATATTAGAAGTAGTATTTTGAAACTAAACTCAAAATCCACATAAAAATAGCCTCGTCTATCTCTGTCTGGACTCTGGAGTGTAcataaattataagaaaatgaaatcgtGGAAGGAAAAAAAACCCCACTTTAATCGAAAATCAATTCCCACCACATATtctgaaattaatattttcatttaaaataaaagcttTGAAAATAGAGAGAATCCAAACCTTTTTCTTGTATGTGTTGATAATATTGGTATTACGAGTAAAATCAATGAGTCATTCTATGAAAGATGCCAGCCATATTCCTCATAAGTcataattataagaaaaaaacacGAGAGTCACCAATTATGATAAATTGAgaatcattataaaatttggatttctCTAAGTAAAAGCATCTTTACGTGTTGGAATTTGAAACCTCGGGCATAAggacaaaatattttgttacacACCTATTTTCACACTATGAAATtgctatttataaaaatttaagacTGAAACGTCATAAATTACCAATTACTGTTATAAATCTTGACACTATAGTCACTatataaatgtctcattttggATCTTGGTTTTGAAGGATCAGAAGCAAGGGAAGTGCTGAAAGCTTTGAAGAGAGTTCAAAGGTTAGATCTAATGTTAGtgtatttctttattattatttttaatttacaaattaaaaatgctAAAACATTTCAGATCGATTTATGGCGAGTGGCTTGTTGTTGGCATTTTTTCTACTAATTGCTCAACTAATTACACTAAAGTGTGAGGTCCCCTTCACTTTTGTTGCAGATGCAATAGCAAAAAGGGCAGGtaagtattttaatatttgtgtCACAGCTTTataattttcacatatatgctgtttttcattaattagttagtagtagtaaattttattgattttactaTTTCAGTTTGTATTGACGGAAGCCAAGCTGGCTACCACCATGATCTTGGATCCGGAAATGGAGTTAATAATTGGATGATTTATCTAATGGTTCGCTATTTCAGattaatccaaaaaaaatattattattatttcatatatttaggagtataattttggatGTGAAATAATTATAGGGGGGTGGATGGTGTAACAATGGTTTAACATGCCAGCGAAGAAGGAAAGGTGCTCTTGGgagtactaaaaatattaaaccaACAAATTTTGGTGGCATTCTTAGTTCAAACCGTGGCATCAATCCAGGTATTTTGTCAGATGAATTATTCATCTATGTGCTATGTTGtgattttggaatttggaatACCTAAATGCTCGttaaatatacacaaaaatgTTCACGGATGGTCGATAATGTTATTAGTTACTTACAAGTTTCTAGCCATAAAATTATTGAGACACGGACATACTGCGTACCCTGATTGAACCCTCTCACATGATGTCGGGCTGGAGTGTGGGGGCCGCCAAGGCAATGAAATCACTTTTTTTGCTGCAATGAGACACGGAAATGATCTCGTtaatcaacaacaaaattatggcAACTTACTCACATTAACGTGCTCAGTAATTAGTTTTTCTGttttaatatagttataacTTACATAGCGGGAAGGTGCATactaaaatatagtaattactAGACTTGTCACATTAAGGTTTATTAATGTAATCACTTAGTTAATTTTCCTGTTAATCACAGATTTTTACAATTGGAATAGAGTACATGTTCACTACTGCGATGGCTCGTCTTTTATTGGAGATACTTCCGTAACTAATCTGGTAATTAATCTAATTCACTAATACAAATtgctcttttttatttaatactagtaggagtactatttaacaTCCTAATCTTTATAATTGATTGTACACAGGGACCCCACCTCCAACTTAGGGGGTCAAGAATTTTTAGTGCTATAATAAACGAGCTTCTGGAGAAAGGAATGAAGAGTGCAAAAAATGTAtggttaattatttttggaaaattacagtcattattgaaattaatctCCATTTCTCACTTTGAGGCTTAACTATATGTTATACTAGTTGGCCGAGACGAATTTCACAGTGAAATGCTAACACAAATCACAGGCTCTACTTGTTGGTGGCTCGGCCGGAGGGCTAGCCACAATTCTAAATTGTGATCGTTTTCGAGCTAGTTTACCAAATGCCACTAGGACAAAATGCGTGTCTGATGCTGGCTTTTTCATTCGAGCGTAAGTTTTTCAATGCATACATTTACACTTGAAGGTATGATAAACGGTACTTGTGGGTTACTCTGATCGTTTATAAaaagtactaatattatataggggttttggctttttaaaccaaaacctttcctCGAATTCTGGTTTTTCCCAAGAACTAtaagatttgttttttaaaccacgaactttcatttcgttagggTTTTCCCCCGGCGGGTACACGATGAAACCCGGGTTGTttacatgtcaattttaatctcATTTGTCaataaattgattacttggatcctatttggcacaataatacatacaatcacaattattacataacaaatgacaacttttgaataaacaaaacacaactttaacattttgaattatgctattcGGGTTGGAAATGTGGAccctaacgaaatgaaagttcgtggtttaaaaaacaaatctcatagtttatgggaaaaaccggaattcggggaaaggttttggtttaaaaagccaaaagccctattatatactaatagtactacatatataaattaagtatatGTATTGACacgtttttttcattttagaacgAAGGTCTCTTATGCTGGTCAAAGAGAAACACGTTTTAATTCTATTGTTAGGTTTCATGTAAGTATATATTCTTGCCTCCCTTGaggtttaatttgaatatccaaatgttatgattaatatttcaagctttgcatatttataaatttgctTGCTAATGCtgccaatatttttttctcacctAGAATTTGACCAATTTCTTACCCAAATCATGCACATCAAGAATGAAATCCGGTTTAGTAAGTAATTGTCTTTTTTTATAGTTACACACTCTCACATACCTCACTATTTTGATTAATggtgtttaattaattttgcagTGTCTATTTCCTGAAAATCTGGTTGAAGATATCCAAACCCCattgtttttaataaatagcGTCTATGATAGAGTTCAAGTAAGctctttctattttacataaacgattagtatttaattataaatgataaattctaattaatctaaattaaaatgactCTAAAAATCAGATTGGGCGTAATCTGAAACCTGAGAAGTTGCGTGACGCTGAGGGATGGAAAAGTTGCACAAGAGATTTATCTAAGTGTAGATCTCCCCATAGGAAACTCATACAaggtatttatttatttatttatattattgcattcaactttttcaataaaataattgtattttataagtgatgaaaaatgaaattcagaTTTTGGAACTGCATTCCGTGAAACATTGATGAATATTGGTGATAATCCATCAAGAGGATTATTTATCAACGCTTGTTATGCCCATACTTATATGGAATCCAGTGAATTTTGGAATTCAATTGGGTCACccaaattagaaaataagGTATGCCCActttaataatattgttttagaatataatttagttagcaattatgattttcttatttgtgttcgaattttattctatatttgacgactttttgttttaatttatcactCGAGATCTTctattactagtataatttatttacatgcCTATTAGATATAACTATTGAATGATATAGCCATATGCCCGTATAGTATAGgtaacattttaatatatggTGTAGCAATGAAACTTGAAAGAAAATACACAAAGAGAGGAATtgaactactactacttttcaTATTCTCTTAGTTTCCTTTTTtatcaaatcaaaatgaaatactccatGTTAGTATTGAAAACtaatgtgaatttttttaaatatttgcagACTATTTCGGGTGCAGTTGGAGATTGGTACTTTGATCGAAGCATTGTCAAATTAATTGATACTAGTACTGATTTTCCAATGAATTGTTTACCCCAAaagtcattttaatttttcgtaATGATCATAAGTATCGACCattaaatggaaaaacatTCGGTTAAGTGACTCAATAATTATTGTAGCATTCGCCAATTGTTTTTGGAGAAATGGTTAATGCGTTTATGGTCTCTGTCACTCATAAATCAGGGAATTTAGTTAAATACTTAAATCATTTAGGatttgtaaaataattgtGCAATTGAATACAAACATAACTTTACGTATTGAAACTAGtactgaaaaaataaaaacaaaataaccaGTACtaaatgtattaaattgttatagtactactaataattgTTATAGTACTAAATGTATTAAATcgttatagtactactaataatagtctttattattttgactATTATCACTTGATTTTAGTGCAAGTGGAtcccaaaataattattgcaCTATCAAACTTTCCAaaacaaatagtagtaataatttatttgatagtaAAACATActgtaatttaattagtaaaacatTTTTTCCGAACTGAAGTTATGACGATGAAGGATAAATGAAGACCGTTTATTCCATCCTTCACATACATGTATAAGCTAAATGGGCTaacaagaaaatttatttgataattcacttataaaaaaaaattaataaagagaagcttaagtaaataatactagtagtataattaatcTTATCTTAAACCTATGTATGGGGCAAAGTGGGCCAACGAGGCAAGGCGAAGATGGCCCAATAtggtttaaaataaatttgaaattcaaattgggCTGACTGCGGTGGGCCCATGTTGGGAAGAGCTCCATATCTCAGCAAAAATGGCGTCCCGACCAATTTCCAGTTTTGAATCCCCAAATACTCAAATGCTGCCACATTTCACGCTCCCGAGCCCCCCACTACGCCATGCCTATAATCATTAGCTGCTGACTACTGATACACTTAGCTTAAATCGTAATTATTGCCATCGAATTCTGGATCTGGACATGCTGTAAAAGCAATCCAACATTCTGCCACTAATTGCGGCAGATCTTCCCTTCACCGTTTGTTTCAATGACGACTGAATGAGAAGAGAATGGGGCTGAGCAGTAGCAAGCACAATGCCGCAGGGCAATTgccttcctcctcctcttcttcgtCGTCCTCGTCTGGTGCTGCCGTTCGGAGGACTCGATCCGGCCGAAGCAGAGTTTTGAAATCGTCATGTCTTGGATCTCACTGCGATAATCGTGATGCACCGCAggtatttttttggttaagttacttttttttttttgtgtagaTCCATTTTTTGCTTGTGTTGGAAGATAACGGAATTTGTGATTTGGTGTGCATgtaatttgatcattttttaattgtgcGAAGTTTCTAGCAAAAGTTCAATACCTAGTTTTTGCTCTTCGTTTTGGTGTTAAATTGTGAATATGGAAAAATGGTGTAAACTTGATTGAGTTAGGCAGTTGTTCCTGCATTCTGTTTTTGCGTCTTTTTTGCTTTTGGGTAACTGTACGAACATGAAATGATGGAATATTGGATTTTGAATACATACATTGGCATAAGTTAGCCGATTTTATCCATACCCTTTAACCTATTGTTAAATTGCTCTGTGTTTACCAATTGGCTTCAGTCTATGGGTTTCAAAGACGCTAAGTGGAGATGCACTACATTAGGTTAATGAGTCTTATTATCATTGTCAGGTGTCTGGTGGCCTGGCTAAAGATAATGGAAAGACAGCCTTCTGTCCAAGTGAGAACAAATTAGATTCTTGTCCAGTTTCAGCTGATTGTTACAGGACAGATAAAGCTGAGGATAGTAATGACCTGAATTGTACAAATTCTGGCGTTCAGCTCCACGGGTGGGATGACCCTAGTTTGACCGATAATACGTCTAGAGAAGGCAACAGTTCTAGGGTTCTTTCCTCTCGCTCACTTAATCCTCCTAGCCGTTTCCTTTCTCGCCTCAGTAATCCTGGAAACTTGAGCTTCCGTCTCACAAGAGGTAACAGTTTGGGCTCCAGTAGACCTTATCCTGCACCTTCGATGGGTCTTACAACTTCGAATGACAAAGAGGAAGAATGTGCTGATCCCTCTAGTAGTTTTGTAAATAGGAATGAGAGGCCACAAGGCTGTGATTTTTTTCCTGCTTGCTTCACCAGTAGGTCTCCTGGAAGGCCAGACGAAAATATTGCGCCTAACTCAAATCCGGATTTTTCCAGAAGTTTTCAAGATAGCCAACGGTTAAATAATGGTCtgagaaatagaaataataatactgTAGATTGCAATCCGGACTTATTTTCACCTTTAGATCATGTACACACGGATGATGATGGAACAAGGCATGCTGCAAGACGGTCTGCTCGAGAACCTGCGGAACGGAATGTTCGGTTTAGTAGAACATTAAGTGTTGGCAGGCTTCGTGACAGAGTTCTTCGTAGAACTACTGCTTCTGATTTGGAGCTATATAATTTTCAGCAAGATGGAGAAGTGAGGCTTGCTCATCAGGATACTGGTGCACAGGGTTTAGGTCATGCAGAACTGGATGCAACATCCGATGAAAATAACTTCAGTCATCAGAACAGTTCTGATAATGTCCCATCCAGTTTTCCCAACCCCTTTTATGGTAGTCAAAATAATGTGTATGGAACCCCACGAGCTGCTAGAGAGACCAGATATAGAGATCTACTGGAGCATAGATCAAATTTCATGGAGCGAAGGCGAAGAATAAGATCACAGGTAGTTTAGTCCTTCTCACTTATTCaacatataattttgaattttgttaataaatcAACTGATGCTTTGTCTTGAATTTCATGCATTGTGCTtccactttcacttttttgACATCATGAGTACAACATCTAACATATACATTTCATGTGAAGGTAATTTATGTCCAGAACCACCATTCCTTCTGGCTCGCCCTATCCCACATTCCTTATTATCTttgtagtaggagtagtatattttgttgGAATTTATGTTCACAAAGGATTTAGCCAGAGTATTATGAAACTAGGTCAAGTAATTATGAATGAGGTTAATGTAATGTAAGCCACCCATGTTAGACTGCTTACATACATGCACCAGCTACTGATACTCGGAATTTCTCCTCCCTAAATCTAGTAAGCCAAGTAAGAAACTGCAGAAAATTTCTTCTCACTATTATAGGGTCAGTTTTAGTAATAACcatttttcaatgtttttGTTTACCTTGACAAGTTTATCTCTGGGACACCTACAAATTAATCCAAGGAAATGGATATCTGGATTTATACGTATGCATTTAAGTGTTTTCACAAAcggttttccttttttgtaaGTGTTTGAACTGGGGGAGACGTGATAGCAAAGCAAAAAGCTTATAAACATGTGTAAACatcttttctttaatttttgaagACTGAAACCTGCAAAGTGCAAACCATGTTAGGATATTTGAGATAACTGATAAGTGCCTGCAGCCAATGTTATATCTGAGAATACTTAGCCTAAGCAATTTAAGCTATCAGGTTCTTCTGACAGTGACCTTTCTGTCCATGTTTCCCCTCTATGCAATTCAGAGGAACAGTCTTTCATGCTGTGTATAATAATCCAATAATCTTCTCTTAGGTTCGTGCACTACAGAGACTTGGAAGCCGATTTGAGAACCTGACTGCTCAGGAGAGGTCTTGCATCTTATCTGGTCAGCATCAAGGAGGACATTGTACTTGCCGCATTGCCTCTCGAGAGGCTAATTCAAATGATGATGCTAATGCTAGGGCTAGCATATCAAGAATTGTCATGCTAGCAGAGGCTTTGTTTGAGGTAATGTTAGATCTTTGTGTATGATGAGATGTACATGTCTTTTTCCTTGCTAAAATGGGGTGAAATCTGTtgtattcattttaattaggtTCTGGATGAAATTCACCAGCAGTCCGTTGTCTTGTCTCGACCATCTGTTTCGTCAATTGGATCTGTTCCAGCACCTATTGAAGTGGTGGACTCCCTGCCCTTGaaaatatttagtaaattCAAAAGGAAGTCGTGTGAAGATACTGCACAGTAAGTGAATGTTATGAATCGTTCTTGCAGTATGTAGCTATCCAGCTAATATGAAATCACTTTTTGGAATTTCCTTAACTTCCTGAAGCTTTAGCatgttttgcattttttataaCATTCTGATATTTATGAACACGCCCCATAAACCCGACCAGGTGTTACATTTGTCTTGTTGAGTACGAAGATGGAGACAGCGTGCGTGTACTACCTTGTCATCATGAATTTCATAGAGCATGCATCGACAAATGGCTCAAAGAAATCCACAGGTGTTTCTTCTAACCTATGCTGCTATCTCTGATTTGTTGATGATTGTTGACATTAGTCTCCTTGATCAGTGGCCCAAGGTAACCGTTTTGTTGTCTCAGGGTATGCCCGCTTTGCAGACATGACATCTGCCGACCCGACTCGCTAACTACAGGGAGTTGTTGATGGCAACATCACCATGTGTTTGCAAGACCAACTGAAAGTTGTGCTCCTTTTAGCTTGTGGAGAGAGGAGGATCAATTGGATCCCTTCCTCTGCTCTTGTTTGTGTGTTGTTACTCTGTTTTGGTAGATTTGGGTTTACAGAGTTGAAATTGTAAATCCTTCTGCTTTGTATTTAAATAGCACTCTGTTGTATCACATAATTATGAAATCCCACTATATGTTAACATATCATCAAATTCGTGTATGTAATTGCATCATTATTTACACTTTTGGTATAAAAGAATGTATTTAATCTATGATTGAAGGTGAATTACGATAATctactttataaaaaattgtgtagAAAAAGCATTGATAAACAAAATACTTACGTTCCATAATTTCATTGACGCATAATGCAAAAAATACACTCTCGAGGGAGTGAAGTGCAAATACAGAACACAGGTTATTAGTATTCTTCTATTATTACAGTAGTATGAAAGAAGATGTAATGTTTCTCTGTGAATATTCAAAACATAGGTTACCTtgaattccaaaaaaattctGAAGCCAAGAAATAAAGATGTGAATTGCAAAACTGAAAGCAATGGAACAACTGATTGCAGTTGAATAATGTAGACAATAAACACTGATCTTAATCATAATttgagggtacaaaattttcaagattCCACTTCAAATGGGACTATTTTTGCGAATCACAGAACTGAGGGAATTCACATCGGCAGGGGCCTTGCCTGACCtgaaataagaaatatttGCTGAATTATAAGCCTAAAATTATAAAGGCAGTTACAAAAGAAGCATATactgattaaaattttattctataaagGGGCCTTTAGTTTCTTTTCCCAATGAGGATTGGACAATAATCTAAGCTTAGTTAGGGGGGAAATGCCAAACAACAAACTACATACCTTGCGCAATGTAAAAGACACTCTTCTTGCACTCCGGCGGATCAAACTGTCATTCACTTGGTCCACCTGCACACACGCAACAGACTTCGGTGAAAGTTGTACAAAGGGTTCATGCTCACACCTTTCAAGGAAATAAAGCAGACTTCACGACATGAACAATTAGGCAAAAGTGATCGAAGACGTGTGCTTCTAAGAAACACATGAGAGGAACATTTGCAATTTCAAGCCTGCATTACCCTTTTacgaattatttttaatgtaaatacaATGTTCTGCAAGTTTTGACAAATTGTACCTTGTGATGTGGAATGTAATGATGCCACGCATATCGAGCCTCTCCAGACATCAACAACAGTGACCGAGGTGGAAGATAGATAGCCttctttacaaaatttaagttCTTGCCAGGTATCTGATTCTCCAGATCGGTCGAATTTCCCTGCCACACGCCGGTTGTATACTTTCTAAATTCCATGATGCACGGCCCAGCTAGTGAGAGGCTGAAAATCAATTCTTCAAACGCAGAATGAGTGTCTACGTGTGGGGACAAACCAACTCCGGGAGGGTACTCATTAACCTGTTACCGTTTTACAACAGCACAACTTGTCAAGATCTGAAACGCAAATCAATAGCACTTATTACATATGAGAAAGACTCCACTTGCCGTTAGTTGATCTAGGGACATATCTGCAGCTCGACCAAGTGCTTGAAATGATCTGATCCTTTGGAGTACAGGAGACATGAAGGATGGGAGCTGACCCAGGTATTGGTTAGTATTAACATTCCTAATCTGTGAGTTGGAAAGGAGGGCTTTAGCTAAAAACACTTCAAAGAAACCTGAAACAGATAGTGAGAGTATGCTTGTGGTGATCAATAACAACTTACTTCATAGCAAAACTCATATCCGTAGTGTTGAACTCTTCTTTTGGCTAGATGATGCCATGGCCTATCATCCACAGCTGCAAGCAATTCCTGCAAAAACGAAAGCAAACACGTGTGCAGAAGTGAGCTCGTGTGCATCACAACAAGATATCAGTTGGAATAGGAAACTGATCAGGAGCTGTATATTACTCCAAAATTCAATCCTTAACTTGCTCTTCCTGAGGAGTGACAAAGTCGTGCATTAAGTGAAGTCCGGGAATGTCCAAATCCGATGCTGATGTAGAAACTGGAACTGAAGCAATGTTGTTTACCTAGAAAGAGAAGATAGGAAGACAAAAAACTCCTCATAGAGCTAAATGGATGTAAAGTTCATTTAACTTCATACTATAAGGAAGAGCAAGGGAAACAGGCCATTCAAGCACTACATATATTTAGCAGCAGATAAAAGGTAATAGTAATTGATAAGGATACATTTCAGTGATCCATGTGCAAAAATCTCAAAGCAAATGCATCAGCAACAATGGACAGAACATGGACAGTAAAAATGGTAAGCAATTCTTCTGCTCACTTAAAACACTCTATGCATTTGCAGCACTTAAACAATGTTACGACAGGCTCGACCGAGAAAGACTAGAAGCATTGTGAATAAACAAGTACCTCGTGTAAACTAAAATTGCTGTCAATAGAAACATATAGCAGAGGAGCAAAAAACACTCAGTACCTTACCAAGTGATTGCACAGAATACTGAATGTGCAAGGTACGACCTCCAAGACTAGGGCACGGATGTC
The genomic region above belongs to Salvia hispanica cultivar TCC Black 2014 chromosome 3, UniMelb_Shisp_WGS_1.0, whole genome shotgun sequence and contains:
- the LOC125212551 gene encoding alkylated DNA repair protein ALKBH8 homolog isoform X1; its protein translation is MPRFTSPKGGDDVSSPHLYVANCGPAVGVSHETIASVFGMYGEVEGVYAADESGTRVIVSYHDKSSSQAAMKELNRHPCPSLGGRTLHIQYSVQSLGKVNNIASVPVSTSASDLDIPGLHLMHDFVTPQEEQELLAAVDDRPWHHLAKRRVQHYGYEFCYEIRNVNTNQYLGQLPSFMSPVLQRIRSFQALGRAADMSLDQLTVNEYPPGVGLSPHVDTHSAFEELIFSLSLAGPCIMEFRKYTTGVWQGNSTDLENQIPGKNLNFVKKAIYLPPRSLLLMSGEARYAWHHYIPHHKSVACVQVDQVNDSLIRRSARRVSFTLRKVRQGPCRCEFPQFCDSQK
- the LOC125212551 gene encoding alkylated DNA repair protein ALKBH8 homolog isoform X2, yielding MPRFTSPKGGDDVSSPHLYVANCGPAVGVSHETIASVFGMYGEVEGVYAADESGTRVIVSYHDKSSSQAAMKELNRHPCPSLGGRTLHIQYSVQSLGKVNNIASVPVSTSASDLDIPGLHLMHDFVTPQEEQELLAAVDDRPWHHLAKRRVQHYGYEFCYEIRNVNTNQYLGQLPSFMSPVLQRIRSFQALGRAADMSLDQLTVNEYPPGVGLSPHVDTHSAFEELIFSLSLAGPCIMEFRKYTTGVWQGNSTDLENQIPGKNLNFVKKAIYLPPRSLLLMSGEARYAWHHYIPHHKVDQVNDSLIRRSARRVSFTLRKVRQGPCRCEFPQFCDSQK
- the LOC125211079 gene encoding uncharacterized protein LOC125211079, translated to MGLSSSKHNAAGQLPSSSSSSSSSSGAAVRRTRSGRSRVLKSSCLGSHCDNRDAPQVSGGLAKDNGKTAFCPSENKLDSCPVSADCYRTDKAEDSNDLNCTNSGVQLHGWDDPSLTDNTSREGNSSRVLSSRSLNPPSRFLSRLSNPGNLSFRLTRGNSLGSSRPYPAPSMGLTTSNDKEEECADPSSSFVNRNERPQGCDFFPACFTSRSPGRPDENIAPNSNPDFSRSFQDSQRLNNGLRNRNNNTVDCNPDLFSPLDHVHTDDDGTRHAARRSAREPAERNVRFSRTLSVGRLRDRVLRRTTASDLELYNFQQDGEVRLAHQDTGAQGLGHAELDATSDENNFSHQNSSDNVPSSFPNPFYGSQNNVYGTPRAARETRYRDLLEHRSNFMERRRRIRSQVRALQRLGSRFENLTAQERSCILSGQHQGGHCTCRIASREANSNDDANARASISRIVMLAEALFEVLDEIHQQSVVLSRPSVSSIGSVPAPIEVVDSLPLKIFSKFKRKSCEDTAQCYICLVEYEDGDSVRVLPCHHEFHRACIDKWLKEIHRVCPLCRHDICRPDSLTTGSC
- the LOC125216736 gene encoding pectin acetylesterase 8-like, whose product is MASGLLLAFFLLIAQLITLKCEVPFTFVADAIAKRAVCIDGSQAGYHHDLGSGNGVNNWMIYLMGGGWCNNGLTCQRRRKGALGSTKNIKPTNFGGILSSNRGINPDFYNWNRVHVHYCDGSSFIGDTSVTNLGPHLQLRGSRIFSAIINELLEKGMKSAKNALLVGGSAGGLATILNCDRFRASLPNATRTKCVSDAGFFIRATKVSYAGQRETRFNSIVRFHNLTNFLPKSCTSRMKSGLCLFPENLVEDIQTPLFLINSVYDRVQIGRNLKPEKLRDAEGWKSCTRDLSKCRSPHRKLIQDFGTAFRETLMNIGDNPSRGLFINACYAHTYMESSEFWNSIGSPKLENKTISGAVGDWYFDRSIVKLIDTSTDFPMNCLPQKSF